The Sulfurimonas lithotrophica genome includes a region encoding these proteins:
- the nhaD gene encoding sodium:proton antiporter NhaD, which produces MLSLTSALAMASGGDAGGAIPDLTFTWVGIAALAIFIIGYYFVAMEEHYHIDKAKPALLIGTFMFMLIALYYSINGLDMNLVHTQAQHLILEIAEIFFFLFVAMTYIESMIHMGVFDRLKYNLVSKGYTYRKLFWVTGILAFFISPIADNLTTALILSTVLITIEREKKEFLVPGAINIVVAANAGGAWSPFGDITTLMAWTAGKGTFVDFLFLFPASIIGYVITAFLLSKVVPDTVPEFDITKEKKPEMMAGAKVVMGLGVFTIFSAVMSHQVLHLPAMWGMMFGLSLLKLYAYKLKRIHGLGHFDVFSSMSKIENNTLMFFFGILAAVGALYFIGWLALASVVYEPSVLGPTWSNVGVGFLSAIVDNVPVMSAVLKASPEMAHSQWMLVTLTAGVGGSLISFGSAAGVGVMGKLPGVYTFGAHMKYSWTILIGYIVSIAVWYVQFEMLGFGA; this is translated from the coding sequence ATGCTTAGTTTAACAAGTGCGTTAGCTATGGCTAGTGGGGGAGATGCAGGTGGTGCTATACCTGATCTTACATTTACGTGGGTCGGTATTGCCGCTTTGGCAATTTTTATAATAGGTTATTATTTTGTTGCTATGGAGGAGCATTATCATATAGATAAAGCAAAACCTGCATTATTAATAGGTACTTTTATGTTTATGTTAATAGCACTTTATTATTCTATTAACGGTTTGGATATGAACTTGGTACATACTCAAGCACAGCACCTTATTTTAGAGATAGCAGAGATATTTTTCTTTTTATTCGTAGCAATGACATATATTGAATCTATGATTCATATGGGTGTGTTTGATAGACTAAAATACAATCTTGTTTCAAAAGGTTATACATATAGAAAACTATTTTGGGTAACCGGTATTTTAGCATTTTTTATCTCTCCTATAGCAGACAACTTAACAACTGCTCTTATCCTTTCAACTGTGCTAATTACTATTGAGCGTGAGAAAAAAGAGTTCCTTGTACCAGGTGCTATAAATATAGTTGTAGCAGCAAATGCCGGCGGTGCATGGTCTCCTTTTGGAGATATTACGACACTTATGGCTTGGACTGCAGGAAAAGGTACATTTGTTGACTTTTTATTTTTATTTCCTGCATCTATAATCGGTTATGTAATAACTGCATTTTTACTATCTAAAGTTGTTCCGGATACAGTCCCTGAGTTTGATATAACAAAAGAGAAAAAACCTGAGATGATGGCTGGTGCAAAAGTTGTTATGGGACTTGGAGTATTTACAATATTTTCAGCCGTGATGTCTCATCAAGTATTACACTTACCTGCAATGTGGGGTATGATGTTTGGTTTGTCTTTACTTAAACTATATGCTTATAAACTTAAAAGAATACATGGTTTAGGTCATTTTGATGTATTCTCTTCTATGAGTAAAATTGAGAACAACACTCTTATGTTCTTCTTTGGTATTTTAGCAGCTGTCGGTGCACTCTATTTTATAGGTTGGTTAGCTTTAGCCTCTGTAGTATATGAACCGTCAGTTTTAGGCCCTACTTGGTCAAATGTCGGTGTCGGTTTCCTATCAGCTATTGTTGATAACGTACCTGTTATGTCTGCGGTACTTAAAGCATCACCTGAAATGGCACACTCTCAATGGATGCTAGTTACACTTACTGCCGGTGTGGGCGGATCTTTAATCTCATTTGGTTCAGCTGCGGGTGTAGGTGTTATGGGTAAATTGCCGGGCGTATATACGTTTGGTGCACATATGAAATACTCATGGACTATTTTAATAGGTTATATAGTATCTATTGCCGTATGGTATGTACAGTTTGAGATGTTAGGCTTTGGTGCCTAG
- the nadB gene encoding L-aspartate oxidase gives MRYDVIIIGAGVAGLYAAVNLPKNKKVLIINKRETFKCNSFYAQGGIALAKDEADIPLHIKDTLDAGDGLCDVEAVEVLSKNSKAVIDDIISRGFEFDKNENGELAYTKEAAHSTSRILHAGGDATGRYMHHFLLQLNPHPMLGDTRVVDLLIKDGKCHGVTVLEHRELRNIYAKNVIIASGGIGSLFEYHTNAPTISADIQGLCVMKGIELEHMEMTQFHPTVFVKNSFAQKVLLTEALRGEGATIEDEYGRRFLFEYDERGELASRDIVSKSIYDYTQKTGYKVYLSMKNFDFKYFINRFPNIYKNLQDLGFNVPLQKVPISPAFHYSIGGIKTDLNGAVPSIENLYAIGEVASVKVHGANRLASNSLLEGLVFAKKAVENILLNFRSFKDDEFFEFEVQNDIMSLKEDKEKKNKLREIMWKYVSIVRTKKGLLEAKEQINVLLNEKIGKLLKFRLLTAREIVNSALAREESIGVHTIQKEEN, from the coding sequence ATGAGATATGATGTGATTATCATAGGAGCCGGAGTAGCAGGACTTTATGCTGCTGTAAATCTTCCGAAAAACAAAAAAGTACTTATAATAAATAAACGAGAGACTTTTAAGTGCAATAGTTTTTATGCTCAGGGCGGAATAGCCTTAGCTAAAGATGAAGCAGATATACCTTTGCATATAAAAGATACTTTGGATGCAGGTGATGGTCTTTGTGATGTGGAAGCGGTAGAAGTTTTGTCCAAAAACTCAAAAGCGGTAATTGACGATATTATAAGTCGAGGTTTTGAGTTTGATAAAAATGAAAACGGAGAACTCGCCTACACAAAAGAGGCTGCCCATTCTACATCTAGAATTTTACATGCAGGAGGTGATGCTACGGGTAGGTATATGCATCATTTTCTTCTTCAACTTAATCCGCATCCTATGCTTGGCGATACCAGGGTTGTAGATTTGCTCATAAAAGACGGAAAATGTCATGGTGTAACCGTACTTGAACACAGAGAGTTAAGAAATATATATGCAAAAAACGTAATTATAGCAAGCGGCGGTATAGGTTCTTTATTTGAATATCATACGAATGCACCGACAATAAGTGCAGATATTCAAGGTCTATGTGTTATGAAAGGGATAGAACTTGAACATATGGAGATGACACAGTTCCATCCGACCGTATTTGTAAAAAATAGTTTTGCCCAAAAGGTTCTCTTAACTGAGGCTCTAAGAGGCGAAGGTGCTACAATTGAGGATGAATACGGAAGAAGATTTTTATTTGAGTATGATGAAAGAGGTGAACTTGCATCTCGTGATATCGTAAGTAAAAGTATCTATGATTATACTCAAAAGACAGGTTATAAAGTCTATTTAAGTATGAAAAATTTCGATTTTAAATATTTTATAAACAGATTTCCCAATATATATAAAAATCTACAAGATTTAGGCTTTAATGTTCCTTTACAAAAAGTACCTATATCACCGGCTTTTCACTACTCTATAGGTGGAATTAAAACTGATTTAAACGGGGCTGTTCCGAGTATCGAAAATCTGTATGCAATAGGTGAAGTCGCTTCTGTTAAAGTACACGGTGCAAATAGGTTGGCTTCAAACTCTCTTTTGGAAGGTTTGGTTTTTGCAAAAAAAGCAGTTGAAAATATATTATTGAATTTCAGAAGTTTTAAAGACGATGAGTTCTTTGAGTTTGAAGTACAAAATGATATTATGAGTTTAAAAGAAGACAAAGAGAAAAAAAATAAACTTAGAGAGATAATGTGGAAATATGTTTCTATAGTTAGAACAAAAAAAGGCTTATTGGAAGCAAAAGAGCAAATTAATGTGCTTTTAAATGAAAAAATTGGTAAACTTCTAAAGTTTAGATTACTAACGGCTAGAGAGATTGTAAATTCAGCTTTAGCAAGGGAAGAATCAATTGGCGTCCATACGATTCAAAAAGAGGAGAATTAA
- the uvrC gene encoding excinuclease ABC subunit UvrC, which produces MTLTETIQQLPASAGIYQYFDKDGHLLYVGKAKNLKNRVKSYFSFTPTLRPSPNLSYRIKSMIEQTITLNYIVVNTEHDALILENSLIKQLNPKYNILLRDDKTYPYIYIDYAQEYPRFDITRKIIDAKDITYFGPYSIGARDILNSIYELCKLVQKKGCLKSKKLCLYYQIDKCLGPCEKEIPNELYQKEIDKAIKLIKSKSKLTRELMKKMEFYAEELRFEEAAELRDRCERISRSEIKSDIDFASSENFDIFAVEHNEKRLVILKIFMRNGKIISSSHSITTLNNGFDKEEIFHRLLIEFYQQKPPIIAPILLQESFDEIDSVEEYLSDIFDKKAQIIIPQRGKKKQLIDLALINAKELLKNDKKTIDFKVENQLLELLKLEKFPQRVECFDNSHMAGMATVGAMIVYDNAKFDKKSYRTYHLDAKDEYSQMRETLTRRINSFEKNSPPDLWVLDGGATLLKLALDILESSGVNIDVIAISKEKVDEKAHRAKGSAKDIIYTKDEVFRLKTSDKRLQWVQNLRDEAHRCAIGFHKKTKLKLDQESKLLNLNGISHAKVKKLLNHFGTFEHIKTLSIEEISTVLNKKDANIIKNLYK; this is translated from the coding sequence ATGACATTAACTGAAACCATTCAGCAACTGCCTGCTTCTGCCGGTATATATCAATATTTTGACAAAGACGGGCATCTGCTATATGTCGGAAAAGCAAAAAACTTAAAAAACCGTGTAAAGAGTTACTTTAGTTTTACCCCTACATTAAGACCTAGTCCAAACCTTTCGTACAGAATAAAAAGTATGATTGAACAAACGATAACTTTAAACTATATAGTAGTAAATACCGAACACGATGCTTTGATTTTAGAAAATTCTCTAATCAAACAACTCAATCCAAAATATAATATATTACTTCGAGATGATAAAACATACCCATATATCTACATTGACTACGCACAAGAGTATCCGAGATTCGATATAACCAGAAAAATCATAGATGCAAAAGATATAACATACTTTGGACCTTATTCTATAGGTGCTAGAGATATCTTAAACTCAATATATGAACTTTGTAAACTTGTTCAAAAAAAAGGTTGTTTAAAATCAAAAAAACTCTGCTTGTACTATCAAATAGACAAGTGCCTTGGTCCGTGTGAAAAAGAGATACCAAACGAGTTGTATCAAAAAGAGATAGACAAAGCTATAAAACTTATAAAAAGCAAATCTAAACTAACTCGTGAACTTATGAAAAAAATGGAGTTTTACGCGGAGGAATTAAGGTTTGAAGAAGCAGCAGAGCTTAGGGACAGGTGTGAAAGAATTTCAAGAAGTGAAATAAAAAGCGATATTGATTTTGCATCAAGTGAGAACTTCGACATTTTTGCGGTTGAACATAATGAAAAAAGACTCGTCATACTTAAAATTTTTATGAGAAACGGGAAGATAATCTCATCTTCGCACAGCATAACTACTCTAAATAACGGTTTTGACAAAGAGGAAATTTTTCACAGACTTTTAATAGAGTTTTATCAACAAAAGCCACCTATCATTGCTCCTATTTTATTACAAGAAAGTTTTGATGAGATTGACAGTGTTGAAGAGTATCTAAGCGATATATTTGATAAAAAAGCTCAAATAATAATCCCTCAAAGAGGTAAGAAAAAACAACTCATAGATTTAGCATTGATAAATGCCAAAGAACTACTGAAAAATGACAAAAAAACTATAGATTTTAAAGTAGAAAACCAACTGCTTGAACTTCTTAAACTAGAAAAATTTCCGCAAAGAGTGGAATGTTTTGACAACTCCCATATGGCAGGTATGGCAACTGTAGGTGCTATGATAGTCTATGACAATGCCAAGTTTGATAAAAAATCTTACAGGACCTATCATCTGGATGCAAAAGACGAATATTCCCAAATGAGAGAGACTTTAACACGTCGTATAAATAGTTTTGAAAAAAACTCGCCTCCTGATTTATGGGTATTAGACGGTGGAGCTACTTTGCTAAAACTGGCTTTGGATATACTTGAATCATCAGGTGTAAATATCGACGTAATAGCTATTTCTAAAGAAAAAGTCGATGAAAAAGCACACCGTGCAAAAGGCTCGGCAAAAGATATAATCTATACAAAAGATGAAGTTTTTAGACTCAAAACAAGTGATAAAAGACTACAATGGGTACAAAACTTGAGAGATGAAGCACACAGATGTGCTATAGGTTTTCATAAGAAAACAAAATTAAAGCTTGATCAAGAGAGTAAACTTTTAAATTTAAACGGAATTTCTCATGCAAAAGTTAAAAAACTATTGAATCACTTTGGTACTTTTGAACATATTAAAACATTATCCATTGAAGAGATAAGCACTGTTTTAAATAAAAAAGATGCAAATATAATCAAAAATCTCTATAAATAA
- a CDS encoding PAS domain-containing protein has protein sequence MNQVTPIDEEFIHNGKAIISQTDLSGKIIYANTAFYEASGYTSEQVIGSTYEIIRHPDMPKIIFEKLWNSINDGQSWTGLIKNLRSDGKYYWDDLSVLPIKDNNGEIISYISVARQASKKNIQENEALYAKMLTSKN, from the coding sequence ATGAATCAAGTAACACCTATAGACGAAGAGTTTATTCACAATGGTAAGGCAATTATCTCTCAAACTGACTTGTCTGGGAAAATAATTTATGCAAATACTGCTTTTTATGAAGCTTCAGGTTATACGAGTGAACAAGTTATAGGTTCGACATATGAAATAATTCGACATCCAGATATGCCGAAAATAATTTTTGAAAAGTTATGGAACTCCATTAATGACGGTCAATCTTGGACAGGACTTATAAAAAACTTACGAAGCGACGGCAAATATTATTGGGATGATTTAAGTGTACTTCCAATAAAAGACAATAACGGAGAAATCATTAGTTATATATCCGTAGCACGTCAGGCTTCCAAAAAAAATATTCAAGAAAATGAAGCTCTTTACGCAAAAATGTTAACTTCTAAAAATTAA
- a CDS encoding ATP-binding protein, producing MQFGLKNRLRLISLFPILIVFSFTSYYVYDSYKDLNAATTLTNKLSQNKLLNNLIGNISRERGMTVMYLGSFSPNTLKSLKKQRLLVDRDYNTFVSQVANDSSLHEHKDGSPKGCATCTDISYIKDAYKLIRKTREEVDSNNADFNYVYKNIYGTVLKNSIQKLATITANQNDQTINELSGVYLEIVHAKEYTASERDLLSHAIARSTAFEEEEFNYWLSLISKADSFKYYTLRDNTLIARLDTIFKNEDTKELFEDINIERTAIISTAGSGQYDISSGIWFTMLSEKTNILSKAEETILEAMDDRAQEIKDSALEFLTATITTWIVSLLLAILGFILSNEISRNIKNLEHVLQNAIDEDDDTEASEIDLQTSQGTEKAYNLLEKIIERTKQDKILAQEASEAKSMFLANMSHEIRTPLNGIVGFTELLKDSGLSDEQSEFVEIIEKSSENLLEIINNILDLSKIESNKVEIEDIAFNPIEEFESAVEVYSVRAAEKQIDLACYIDPALEQPVKGDPTKIKEVIINLLSNAVKFTSNSGAINIFITKEESKYEGKTRIRFEVKDSGIGVTSEQKAKIFEAFSQADTSITRKYGGTGLGLTISFRFIELMGGQLDLHSEPGEGTTFFFTIELEEIETLNDSSEGGFSNLKALVLKNDHKSKQQDENLIKYLDYFGVAHNVFYNIDEVKNKQDYDFLFVDYTYTSDDELIRFGELNPSLILMTKSSFMKKVESIGANISKTLYEPLNVSKVKLALESYDASIIEKKKTKKANRKKFAEGSNRFNANVLIAEDNIINQKLIKKTLEDLGLNVTIANNGLEAFAKRKDGKFDLIFMDIQMPFLDGTEATAEILEYEKTAGEKHIPIVALTANALKGDRERFLAAGLDEYTTKPLVRSEIINILNHFLADFIVEVKEQEVKATQKSVPKEKEILEEKEVIAEDKETQKTNDSSAYKADILLAKKSEFETKLYTKIFYSLGYSYSYVNSMEDLKDAIRKDSYKLIMYDKELKDVAPKVIQDEIKVSNNKTGLNTKVVLINDPSILENDSDREYVDDVIKNVINKDLLRLIFEKFIK from the coding sequence ATGCAGTTTGGATTAAAAAATAGACTTAGACTAATATCTCTTTTTCCAATTTTAATTGTTTTTTCTTTTACGAGTTACTATGTTTATGATTCATACAAAGATTTAAATGCAGCAACTACACTAACAAACAAACTTTCTCAAAATAAACTTTTAAATAATCTTATCGGTAACATCTCCCGTGAACGCGGTATGACCGTAATGTACTTAGGTAGCTTTTCGCCTAATACTTTAAAATCGTTAAAAAAGCAAAGATTACTTGTTGATAGGGATTACAATACTTTTGTTTCTCAGGTAGCTAACGACAGCAGTTTACATGAACATAAAGACGGTTCTCCAAAAGGATGTGCTACTTGTACAGATATTAGTTACATTAAAGATGCATATAAATTAATCCGAAAAACAAGAGAGGAAGTTGATTCAAATAATGCAGATTTTAACTATGTTTATAAAAATATATACGGAACTGTTTTAAAAAACAGTATCCAAAAACTTGCAACAATCACAGCAAATCAAAACGATCAAACAATTAATGAATTATCAGGCGTTTATTTAGAAATCGTACATGCTAAAGAATACACGGCATCGGAAAGAGATCTTTTATCTCATGCGATTGCTCGTTCAACTGCGTTTGAAGAGGAAGAGTTTAACTACTGGTTATCGCTTATATCTAAAGCCGATTCATTTAAATACTATACCCTTCGCGATAATACGCTTATAGCAAGATTAGATACAATATTTAAAAACGAAGATACAAAAGAGTTATTTGAAGATATAAATATAGAAAGAACAGCAATTATTTCTACAGCCGGCAGCGGGCAATATGATATATCTTCCGGTATTTGGTTTACAATGCTATCGGAAAAAACAAATATTTTATCTAAAGCAGAAGAAACTATTTTAGAAGCTATGGATGACAGGGCACAAGAGATTAAAGATAGTGCTTTAGAGTTTTTAACTGCTACTATAACGACTTGGATAGTATCACTCTTATTGGCTATACTTGGTTTTATTCTATCAAATGAAATTTCTAGAAACATTAAAAACCTTGAACACGTACTTCAAAATGCAATTGATGAAGATGATGATACCGAAGCCTCTGAAATAGATCTTCAAACATCACAAGGTACTGAAAAAGCTTATAACCTGTTAGAGAAAATTATCGAAAGAACCAAACAAGATAAAATATTGGCACAAGAGGCAAGTGAAGCTAAATCTATGTTCTTAGCGAATATGTCTCATGAAATCCGTACACCGCTCAACGGTATCGTCGGTTTTACAGAACTCTTAAAAGATTCAGGGTTAAGTGATGAACAATCTGAATTTGTTGAGATTATTGAAAAGTCTTCTGAGAATTTACTTGAAATTATAAATAATATTCTAGACTTATCTAAAATCGAATCAAATAAAGTTGAGATTGAGGATATTGCATTTAACCCTATAGAAGAGTTTGAAAGTGCCGTCGAAGTTTACTCCGTTCGTGCCGCAGAAAAACAGATAGATCTTGCTTGTTATATTGATCCGGCACTAGAACAACCGGTTAAAGGTGATCCGACAAAAATTAAAGAAGTTATTATCAACCTTCTCTCAAATGCCGTTAAGTTTACGTCAAATTCCGGTGCTATTAATATTTTCATAACTAAAGAAGAATCTAAATATGAAGGTAAAACCAGAATTAGATTTGAAGTTAAAGACAGCGGTATAGGTGTTACAAGTGAGCAAAAAGCCAAAATTTTCGAAGCATTTTCTCAAGCAGATACTTCTATTACCAGAAAATACGGTGGTACAGGTCTTGGTTTAACTATTTCATTTAGATTTATTGAATTAATGGGTGGTCAACTAGATCTACATTCAGAACCTGGAGAAGGTACTACATTCTTCTTTACTATTGAACTTGAAGAGATAGAGACACTAAACGATTCATCTGAAGGCGGTTTTTCAAATCTTAAAGCATTAGTCCTTAAAAATGACCATAAATCAAAACAACAAGATGAAAATTTAATTAAATATCTTGACTATTTTGGAGTAGCACATAACGTTTTTTATAATATTGACGAGGTTAAAAATAAACAAGACTATGACTTTTTATTTGTAGATTATACATATACCTCAGATGATGAACTAATCCGTTTTGGCGAACTAAATCCATCGCTTATTTTAATGACGAAATCATCATTTATGAAAAAAGTAGAATCAATCGGTGCAAATATATCTAAAACTTTATACGAACCGCTTAACGTATCTAAAGTAAAACTAGCTTTAGAGAGTTATGATGCGAGTATAATAGAAAAGAAAAAAACTAAAAAAGCAAATCGCAAAAAATTTGCAGAAGGAAGCAATAGATTTAATGCAAATGTTTTAATTGCAGAAGATAATATCATTAACCAAAAACTTATCAAAAAGACATTAGAAGATTTAGGTCTAAATGTTACCATTGCAAATAACGGTTTAGAGGCATTTGCTAAACGTAAAGACGGTAAATTTGATTTGATTTTTATGGATATTCAAATGCCTTTCTTAGACGGTACAGAAGCTACTGCCGAGATTTTAGAATATGAAAAAACTGCAGGTGAGAAACATATTCCTATCGTAGCACTTACGGCTAATGCACTAAAAGGTGACCGTGAACGTTTCCTGGCAGCAGGATTGGATGAATATACCACAAAACCTCTTGTACGTTCGGAAATAATCAATATTTTAAATCACTTTTTAGCTGACTTTATCGTAGAGGTTAAGGAGCAAGAAGTTAAAGCAACACAGAAAAGTGTTCCAAAAGAAAAGGAAATTTTAGAAGAAAAAGAAGTTATTGCAGAAGATAAAGAAACTCAAAAAACAAATGATTCCTCTGCGTATAAAGCAGATATATTATTGGCTAAAAAGAGTGAGTTTGAAACTAAACTTTACACAAAAATATTTTACTCTTTAGGCTATAGTTACAGTTACGTAAATTCAATGGAAGATTTAAAAGATGCTATTAGAAAAGATAGCTATAAACTTATAATGTACGATAAAGAACTAAAAGACGTAGCCCCTAAAGTAATTCAAGATGAAATTAAAGTCTCAAATAACAAAACCGGCTTAAACACTAAAGTAGTTCTTATAAACGACCCCTCAATTTTGGAAAATGATTCCGATAGAGAATATGTAGATGATGTTATCAAAAATGTAATAAATAAAGATCTACTAAGATTAATTTTTGAAAAATTTATTAAATAA
- a CDS encoding response regulator → MSKQINVLAVDDDMINLKLLKSMLMKTGDVAEVIEAGNGSDAIGILKSRNDIDLILLDIIMPVMNGIEMLKVVRADENLKQLPIIVLTTDETKKGEALEYGANGFLMKPIRADQLKTKIETVIV, encoded by the coding sequence ATGTCAAAACAAATAAATGTATTAGCAGTTGACGATGATATGATCAATCTTAAGCTTTTAAAATCTATGCTTATGAAAACCGGAGATGTTGCGGAGGTTATTGAAGCCGGAAACGGTTCAGATGCAATAGGTATTTTAAAATCCCGTAATGATATAGATTTAATACTTTTAGATATTATCATGCCTGTAATGAACGGTATAGAGATGCTAAAAGTCGTACGTGCAGATGAAAACCTAAAACAGCTTCCTATTATTGTTTTAACTACAGATGAGACAAAAAAAGGTGAAGCTTTGGAGTATGGAGCAAACGGCTTTTTAATGAAGCCAATCCGTGCGGATCAGCTTAAAACAAAAATTGAGACTGTAATCGTCTAA
- a CDS encoding nitrous oxide reductase accessory protein NosL, producing MNKIIYPIIASIVLLSGCSDTKPAHTKNMHKMFQSVSKEEATLVQQGKDKQYCLRCGMDLVKFYKTSHAAESEDGNTHYQYCSIHCLEDHLGDGINLKNPKVVDVKSLKLISVADAVYVVGSKVRGTMTRVSKYAFSKKQDAEEFKVQNGGEIMDFNSALAKAKEDFEHYNRH from the coding sequence ATGAATAAAATAATATATCCTATAATAGCATCCATAGTTTTACTAAGCGGATGTAGTGATACAAAACCTGCACACACGAAAAATATGCATAAGATGTTTCAGAGTGTTTCTAAAGAAGAAGCTACTCTCGTTCAACAAGGTAAAGATAAACAATATTGTCTTAGATGCGGTATGGATTTGGTTAAGTTTTACAAAACAAGTCATGCTGCAGAGAGTGAAGACGGTAATACACATTACCAATACTGCTCAATTCATTGTTTAGAAGATCATTTAGGTGACGGTATCAATCTTAAAAATCCTAAAGTCGTAGATGTTAAATCTTTAAAATTAATTTCTGTAGCTGATGCTGTTTATGTAGTAGGTAGCAAAGTACGCGGTACTATGACTCGTGTAAGTAAATATGCCTTTTCAAAAAAGCAAGATGCAGAAGAGTTTAAAGTACAAAACGGCGGTGAAATTATGGATTTTAACTCTGCTCTAGCAAAGGCAAAAGAAGATTTTGAACACTATAACCGTCATTAG